The genomic DNA AACTGATGGTCTTATTAAAAAGTTTAATCTTAAGATATTAGAGGACGATAAAAATTTCTTTGTACCATATTATGCAGCACCATTAGTAAGAGAAGATACTTTGAAGAAATATCCTGAGTTAGAAAAAGTTATGAATATGCTTTCAGGAAAAATAAATGAAGAAACTATGAGAGAACTTAATTATCAAGTGGATGAACTTGGTAAATCACCAGAAGAAGTTGCTCATTCATTCTTAGTTAAAGAAGGCTTAGTATAAAAAATTAATAGTTTATATCAAAAATTTAAGGGAGTGTCTCAAAATGAACTTTTTAGTTCATGAGGCACTCTTTTTTATATGAAATCAAATATATTTTATCATTTCAACAATAAAAAAGAAGATTATCTTTATTTTGAGACAGTCTCTTATTTTTATGTATACCAAAACCATACCTACGATTTTTATTTATAATTAAGTTTCAAATAGAATGAACAAGTACAACCAATTTTGAATATAAATATAGTAAATGTGCTTATATACGATTTTATTGTCTGGTTGATTGATATTGATAGATAGCTTTCTTTATTGAATCGAAGGGAGGGGGAATTTGTTATGGATAACTATAAGAAAGTGAAGCAAGTATTGTGGATAATTTTATTTGCTAATTTTGCAGTAGCATTATTAAAAATCATTATTGGTAATCAAATAAAAAGCTATAGTATGACAGCAGACGGATTTCATTCTTTGTCAGATGGAGCATCTAATATAGTGGGGCTTATAGGTATTTTCTTTGCATCTAAACCAAAAGATAAAAATCATCCTTATGGACATAAAAAGTTTGAAATTATAACCAGTTTATTTATAAGTGGTATGTTGTTTGTTATAGCAATTAAGATAATTCTTAGTGCAGTGTTAAGAATAGCTAATCCAGTTGTACCTGCTATAACTATAGAAAGTTTAATTGCTTTAATTATTACACTTTTTATAAATATTTTTGTATGCATGTATGAATATAGAATTGGGACTAAACTAAATAGTTATGTTTTGATTTCGGATTCATTGCATACAAGAAGTGATATATTTGTGTCTCTAGGTGTATTGGTTACTTTAGTTGGTGTTAAGTTAGGATTTCCAGTAATAATAGAATCTATAGTTCCTATTATTATTTCTGCATTCATAATTTATTCGGCTTATGGAATATTTAGGCCATCTATTGGAATTTTGGTCGATAGAGTGGCTGTAGATGAGGATTATATAAAAGAAATTGTGTTTGAATTTAATGAGGTAAGGGATGTTCACAATATCAGAAGTAGAGGTAGCAAAAGTTCTATTTATATTGACATGCATGTAATGGTAGACCCATTTATAAGCGTAGAGCAATCTCATGATTTAACACATAAAATTGAGAAACAAATACAAGAAGAAATTAATGAAAATGCTCAAGTAATAGTCCATATTGAACCTTTTTATAGTTTTTAACTTAGTTATAAAATACAAGTTATAAAAAAATATAATTTATAAAAAAAATATTATACCATAAATAATTTATAAAAATTATTTATGGTATAATATTTTCTATAAAGAAATTAAGTCTTAATATATCTAAGGAGGAATTTACAATGAGATACGTTGAATATGGAAAGACAGGGAAAATGGTTTCAGTAGTTGGCTATGGAGGATTAAGGTTTGATTTAGAAAAAAGTAATCAAGAAAATGCTGATTTAGTCAAATATGCGTATGAAAAAGGTATTAATTACTTTGATACAGCACCAGGGTATTGTGATGACAGAAGTGAAGATATATTTGGACTAGCCTTTAGACAAATGATAAAGGAAGGTAAGACCGATTTTTATGTATCAACTAAAGAAAAGCCAAAAGCATGTGATACATCAGAAAAAGCTATAGAGGCTGTAAAAAAATCAATAGAACGATTAGGCGTATCTAAAATAAATTTTTATCATGTTTGGAATATTAGAAAGATGGAACATTACGAACTAGCAATGAGACCTGGAGGTCAATATGAAGGATTATTGAAATGTAAAGAAGAAGGATTGATAGACCATATAGTATTTTCATCTCATCAACCAGGAGATGAGGTTATAGATATTCTAAGTGAAAATAAGTTTGAAGGTGTAACTATGGGAATAAATATATTAAACTTTCCATATAGGCTAAAAGGTGCCAAATATGCTGTTGATAATGGATATGGTGTTGTGGCAATGAATCCATTAAGTGGTGGAACTATTCCAAAGTATAATAAAGAACTTTCTTTTCTATCAAAAGATGGCGAAAGTACTATAGAATCAGCTTTAAGATTCAACATAGGAATTTCACAAATAAGTATATCTTTGATAGGGTTTAATAAAAAACAAGATATAGATGATGCATGTAAAATTGCAGACGAAAATAGAATTTATTCAGATGAGGATATACATGATATTGAGACTAGATTAAATAAGAATATGAACGAAATATGTACAGGTTGTGGTTATTGTAAAGTATGTCCAAAAGGTATTAATACCCCAGCCTATATGCTTTTTTATAATGAAAAGCAGATGTTTAAAAAGAGTGATGAAGAAATGACAAAGTTAGTTTATGGCTTAGGACATTGGAATTACACAATGAATAGTAAGGCAAAAGCTAAAGAATGTATATCTTGTGGAAAATGTGAAGTTGAATGTACTCAGCATTTACCTATAATAGATAGATTAAAAGAAATTAAAAAATGGGAAGAAGATGGAGTTAATAGTGTTAAAGTCTAATTAATTTTATACTATATTTGAAATTTGTATAGTATTTAGTAATGTTTTAAAATATAGTTTTAATATTTAAGGAGACAGATTATAATTTTGTCTCCTTAAATTATGCTTTAATTTGTTATAGTTTAATTCCATAAGCAACATTGTATATTTTTATATAAAGTTTTTCAAATATTTTACATTAATATTGCTTACAAATTCTCATTTTATACAACACTAATCTATGTTATATAAACAATACTTGACTGATTATAACATCAATAAAGTAAATATTGTGGTTGTAAATAAAGAGTTATTCAATTACAATAAAACAAGTAAGAACATTATGAAGATGGCTATTAAATATAAGGAATAAATTGTAGGTGTCAGCAAATCCTATATAATGAATGGATGGTGATATATTGATGAGTAAAATATTAAAATATAAAAACGAGATGTTTTTGTTTATATTAGTTGTAATAACTTACTTAATAATAACTAAGATATTTTTTTCTAAGACTACTATATTTTATGATTTAAACAATACTTATGATGTATTGTTAGATACAGATACAGGAGTTTTATTCAATTTAAATGTATTTGCTATAAGTCAAGACAATAGTAAGCACATATTGTTTTCAGCAATTATATCAATTTTTGCATATCCAATATACCTATTTTGTACTTCAATAGCAAATCCTGGGACAACAGATTTTAATAGTGCCTATGGGTTTGGACTAATTTGTCTACAAATAATAACTAGTGCTATGTCAATAACTTTAGTCTTTAATCATATTAAAAAGATAAAAATGCAGAGATTAACTTTAATTTTACTTACTATGATAATGATATTTTCTTTTCCACAGTTATTTATGACTTTAAATGTAGAGAGATTTATATATAGCCAATTTTCATTAATATTTTTCATAGTTATTGCAAATAAGATGAAAGGAAAAAATTCTTATTTAGTAGAATTAGCAGCTATTCCTCTATTTGGAATAACTATTAGTAATATATATTTGTATTTTTTTAATATGATATTTGAGTTTAAATTAAAAATAGGAAAAATGTTAAAACATTTAATTACATTTATCCTAATGGCATATATTTGTGTAGTTTCAACAAAGTCTTATGAGAGTTTTATGAACCTTGGAAATGTAATACAGTATGATACGAAATTTATAAGTGGAGAACCAATTTTGGAAAAGATTGCAATGATTATAGAGAGATTATTGTATTCGGTTTTTTATTTTCCTGGAGCAAGTATTAAAAAAGGGTTATTTTTGCAAAATGGAGAAGTTGCTACAATACCAGTAATTCTTACATTATTAGCTTTATGTTTTTGTGTTTTATCAGTTATTGAAAATTCAGAAAAAAGAGTTCCTAAGCTATGTATGGGAATAATTATATTCAATCTAACTTTACATGGTATAGTAGGATATAATCTAGTCAATTCAAGTATTATGGCTATAAATTTTAGTTTTGCAGTTATAATTTTATTGGCTTACTTTACGAAAGCGCTTAGAAAAAATGAAAAGAATATGTATAATATATTTCTATCGCTGTTATTGGTTACTATAGTAATCAGTAATGTCAATGGATTTATAGAAATTTTAAACATAGGGATAAAATCATATCCTGTTTAAAAAATAATATTGAAAGGGTAGTAAGTTTATGAAACAGACCAATACAAGTATAAGGCTTCTTACTAAAATTTCAGATTATATAAAGTTAATGAGAATAAAGCAATATATAAAGAATTTCTTTGTATTTTCAGCTATAATTTTTTCAAACAACATACTAAATATAAATTTATTTTTAAATACGTTTATTGCGTTTGTGTGTTTTTGTCTAATGTCATCATCAGTATATGCACTGAATGATGCTATAGACATGGATAAAGATAAAAAACATCCTAAAAAATGTAATAGACCAGTGGCAAGTGGAAGAATAAGCAAAAAAAGTGCTAATATACTATTTGTAGTATTAGCTTTAATTTCAGTCTGTTTATCAACAGTTGTTAGTTTTAATCTTTCTATAATTCTCAGTCTCTATTTGATAAACAATATATTATATTCTCTTAAACTAAAGAATATAATACTATTAGATGTGTTTTCAATATCTCTTGGTTTTATACTTAGGGTTTATGCAGGATGTGTAGCCATAAGTGTTAGTTTATCAAATTGGATAATTTTATGTACATTTTTCTTATCTCTGTACTTAGCTCTTGGAAAACGTAAAAAAGAAATAGAAACTTTAAGAGATGATGCAGTTGAACATAGAAAAATATTGGAAGATTATGACATAGAAAATCTAAATCAAATGATGATAGTTATATTAAGTTCTACAATTGTATGTTATGCATTGTATTCTACAAGTAATCCAGAAAAGCCACATATGATATTTACAACAATATTTGTAGTTTATGGTGTACTTAGATATAATTATATAATTAACACTACAAATGAAAATAATCCTACTGATATTGTCCTAAAAGATAATGCTTTAAAAATAAACGTAATCTTATGGATAATTACATGTTTAATAATATTGATTTTTTAGTGATATTTTTAGTGATAGGATGGGGAAATACTTATGAAAAAAAGTGTATTATTACTTGATGTAGATTATACTGTTATAAATACTGATAGCATGATAGATTTTTTTATTTACTCTTTAAAAAATAAAACCTTTAAAACTATTATAAAGTTGCCATACATTATTTTTATTCTATTTATGTATTTAATTAGAATGATACCTTTGAAGAAGGCAAAAGAGGCAATCTTTTATCCAATAGTAGATTTTAGTGAAGAAGATTTAAAAAAGTTTTTTGATGATTGCATAATGAAAAAAATTAACGAATCTATGAAAAAGGTTATTTACAAAAATAAAGAAGAAGATAATGTTATAATTATGATAACTGCATCTCCATATGCATATATGAAATATTTTAAGTATTATGGTCTTGCAGACGAGGTTATAGGCACGGAGTTTTTTTATGAAAATTCAAGATATAAAAATCAATTCATTGGAGAAAACTGTAAGGGAATTGAAAAAGTAAAAAGAATAAAGGCTGTATTAGGTAAACTTGGGATAGAGATTGATTATGAAAATTCATATGCATATTCAGACTCTAAGAGTGATTTACCAATGCTTTCATTGACTAAAAATGCATTTTTAGTTAGTAAAAAGGATGGTGAGGTTATAGAGCAAATAAATTCATAACTTAATGTCACTTAGAATAGGAGGGAATAGTTTGGGATATTTACACATATTAATTTTATCTATGGTTCCTGTAACAGAATTGAGGGGAGCCATTCCTATAGGTATTGCAATGGGCTTAAATCCTATATGGGTTTATGTATTTAGTGTAATAGGTTCTACATTGGTATCGATTCCCTTGATATTGACATTCAGACATGTATTGCAATTTTTAAGAGGGAAGAAACTATTTAAAGGGATTGCTGATGTAATTGATAGAAAAATAAACTCAAGAATGAAGAAATTAAAAAGTGTTTCGATAATTGGTATAATACTATTTGTAGGTATACCACTGCCAACTACAGGAACATGGACTGCATCTGCTATAGCTTCCATATTAAAAATGAGAATAAAAGATGCTTTTATGGGAGTATTTCTTGGTAATTTGTTATCAGGGGTTATAGTTTCAGCTCTTTCTTTACATATAATATAAAACTATCTAAGTAATATACTTGGATAGTTTTTTTATGAGTATATGTGAAAAATTTTTAATAATAAATAAAAAATGAGATAAAGTATTTAACTTCAGTTAGTTCTAAAATGTTTACTATGGCAAAAGAAATATAGTATAGTATTACTTGTAGGGAAAGTACTCTAAATTTGTCTGCTAATAAAATGAAATTTTTATATAGAATAAAATTTTAGTGATACATTTTAATTATTGGATTGAGGAGGTTTTAAAATGGAAAATTCAAACACTAACTTAGGTAGTGAAAGTGTGGGTAAATTATTATTTAAACTTGCTACACCTGCTATTATCGCACAAATTGTAAATGTTTTATACAACATAGTCGATAGGATTTTTATTGGTAGAATGGAAAATGGAGAAGTTGCTATGGCTGGTGTTGGAGTGGCATTTCCAATAATAATTATAATAACTGCATGTAGTTATTTAATCGGTATGGGAGGAGGTCCATTAGCTGCTATAAAAATGGGTGAGCAAAACAATGATGAGGCAGAGAAAATAATGAGTAACAGTTTTTCTGTACTGGTGATTTTAGCAATACTTTTGACTATAGGTTTTAAGATTGGAAAAGAGCCTTTACTTTGGATGTTTGGAGCAAGTGAATCTACAATTGGATATTCAATGGACTATTTAAATATTTATTTAATAGGTACAGTGTTTGTTCAGATTTCAATGGGTATGAATACTTTTATAAATACCCAAGGGTTTGCTACAACTGGAATGATGACAGTTGCTATAGGTGCTTTAATAAACATAATACTTGACCCGATTTTTATATTTGGCTTTAATATGGGTGTAAAAGGAGCTGCATTAGCTACTATAATTGCACAAGGCGTTTCTGCTATTTGGGTGCTTATGTTTCTCTTTGGAAAGAAAAGTATACTTAAAATAAAAAAGAAGTATATGATACCAAAAGCAAGTATCATCTTACCAGTGCTTGGCTTGGGAATCTCTCCATTTATAATGCAATCTACAGAAAGTTTAGTACTTATAGCCTTAAATAGTAAATTACAAATGTATGGAGGAGATTTAGCAGTAGGTTCAATGGCCATAATGAGCAGTATAATGCAAATTCTTATGCTTCCTAATATGGGGGTTACACAAGGAGCACAACCAATAATAAGTTATAATTATGGTTCAGGTCAACTTGATAGAGTAAAAAAGACATTTAAGTTGTGTTTATTGTCATGTTTTACATATTCTACTATTTTATGGCTTTTATTAATGATATTTCCTGCATTTTTTGTTAGTATATTTAATAAGAATCCGCAGTTACTTAGTATGACTAGTTGGAGTATAAAAATATATTTTGCTGGTGCTTTTATGTTTGGGATTCAAATAGCTTGTCAACAGACATTTTTAGCACTTGGAAAAGCAACAATATCTTTGGTTTTAGCTCTACTTAGAAAGATTGTACTTTTAATACCTTTAATATTTATACTTCCAACATTCTTTAATGAAAAACTTTTTGCAGTAATTTTAGCAGAGCCAGTTGCAGATATAACAGCTGCTACTATAACAGCAATTTCTTTCTTTATATTTTATAAATGTTTTCTATCAAAACCTAAAGCAATAAAAGAATAAGATATACAATATAAATTTTTTATGAAAATATTTTATTAGATAAAAATTAGAATTTGTATTTTAATTTAATAAGATATTTTCTATAATGTATAAATATATGAAGTTGAATTTATTTTAAAAATTATAGTAAGAAAAATGTAAGTATTTGCAATATTAATGGTATAATATTTACAGATATGATAATCAATAAGAGGAAAGGATGTTTATAATGGAAAATGATTTAACAATGCAAGAATTACTTGACCAGCAAGAACAAGTATTCAGCAAAGTGAAAGTTGGAGAATTGACAACTGGAAAAATAACTGCAGTGAGAAATGATGAAGTACAATTAGGATTAGACTATGGGTTTGATGGAATAATACCTATAAGTGAATTGAACATAGAAAAAAATCAATATATAGAAGATATATACCACATAGGTGATGAAATAACTGCTGTAATAACAAAAGTATCTCAAAAAGATGGTACAATAACTTTATCTAAATTACAACTTGACAAAAGAAATGATTTTGCCGAGTTACAAAAGGCTTATGATGAACATAGAATAATAACTGTAAATGTTGAAAAGAATATAGATAAAGGTGTATTTGCTAATTACAATACATATACATTTTTTATACCAATTTCTCAACTTGATACAAAATTTATTACAGATACATCTAAATTTGTTGGTCTTAACTTAGAAGTTTATATAAAAGAATTGGATGTTAGAAAAAATAGACTTGTAGCATCTCATAGAGATGTATTACAAGAGCGTATAAATAAAGAGAGAGAAGAAAGAAGAGCTCAAATTAAGGCAGAAAAAGAAGCTGAAAGAGCAAGAATTAAGCAAGAAAGAGAAGAAGAAAAGGCTCGTATCAAAGCAGCTAAAGAAGACTTATTTAATTCTCTTGAAGTTGGACAAAAAAGAGATGGTAAGGTGACAAAGATAATGCCTTATGGTGCATTTGTGGATATTGGTGGGATTGAAGGATTAGCACATATAAATAATTTAGCTTGGACAAGAGTTGAAAGTGTTGAAGATGTTGTTTCAGAGGGACAAGAAGTAGAAGTTTATGTGTTGGATGTAAATAAAGAGACTAAAAAAATTGCCTTGGCATTAAAAGACATAAATAATGACCCTTGGGATTTAATAGCAAAAGAAGTACAAATTGATGATGTTGTCAATGCTAAAGTTCTTAGAATAATAGAAAAAGGGGCTTTTGTTCAAATTAAAGAAGGTGTAGATGCGTATTTACCAATATCTGAATTGAGTGATACTAGAGTGGCTAAAGTTACTAATGTTGTTAATATTGGAGATGAGGTTAAAGTTAAGATTCTTGATTTTAAACCAAAGACTAAAAGAATGTTGGTTTCAATAAAAGAAGCAACTAGAGAGCCAGAAGAGGATATAACAGAATACCTAGAAGTAGAGGAATCTTTAGGAAGTATTGGAGAATTATTTAAAGATAAATTTAAAGATTTAGAAGTGTAAAATAATTGAAAATGGGGCTGTTTTAAAACGTTACACTGTCTATTATGACAGCTTTAGTTTTGAAATAGCCCTTTAGCTATTTTCACGAATTTATGTAAAATATTAGGAGGAAATTTAATGAAAAAGTCTATTATGGATGTACATTGTCACACTCTAATAAGTGGACATGCACATAGTACTTTCAAGGAAAATGTCGAAGAGGCGAGTAAGAAGAATATAAAATACTTAGGAATATCAGACCATGGACCTAATATGCCAGGAGGACCACATCCATTCTATTTTTATAATTTGCATTTGCTTCCACGTGAAGTGCAAGGCGTAAAGATTCTTAGAGGAATAGAAGGAAATATAATGGATTATAATGGTAATTTAGATGTTCAAGAAGATATGTTGCAACATTTGGATTATATAATCGCAAGTTTGCATAGACCTTGTATAGCTTCTGGTACAAAAGAAGAAAATACAAATGCTATTTTAAAAGTTATGGATAAACCTAAGGTAAAAATAATTGGACATCCAGATGACAGTAGGTATCCTTTAGATTATGAACCTATAGTAAAAAAAGCTAAAGATAAAAATATCCTTTTAGAAATAAATAATTCATCATTAAGTTCAAATTCTCATAGAACGGGTACTTGGGAAAATGTAAGTCATATGTTGACATTGTGTAAAACATATGGTGCAAGAGTAATTCTTGGTACTGACTCTCATATATGTTATTCTATAGGAGAATTTGAAAATGCAGAAAAAGTTTTAGAAGCAGTAGATTTTCCAGATGAATTAGTCATAAATTATCATGAAGATGAAATTATAGAATTTTTTGATATAAATTTTTAGAATCTTGGGAGTGAAAAAATTTGAGTAAAAATAAGTTTATCTATATGAATTATTATGACAATGGTTATTTTAAAAAAGGAATGACTATATATATGGTTTTAGCACTTATAATTTTAGCTACAATTTTTATATATTCAACGACAATATTATATATTTTATGTATAATAACAGCAGTTTTTCTATTTAAACAAGGTCGTGATTTTTCAAATAAATATGAGGGAAAAGTATATATTACTCTCGATAATCATTCAATATTAATAAATAATCAATGTATATTCAGTATAAAATCTAAACAAAGTCAAAAGTTTAATTATAAGATAATAGAAAAAATAGAAGTAGTAAAAAATATATTAAATATATACACTGACGAATCTAATTATAAAATTAGATTAAGGGCATTGAGTTTGGAAGATGAAAAAAAATTATTGAATATCATAGATGAAAAGATGAAAAAGTTTAAGGCATAATATCATACTGTTTTCAATAGTTAGCATGTTTTATAGAATTGCTTATCAAAAATAAAAAATTGAGATAATTATTTTTTGTGTTGACAATACATTTTAATGTGTATATAATAACTATTAAATCAAAATATTTAGAAAATTTAAATGATTAAAAAAGTGATGAATAGAAGTAGTAAGAACAATGAAACTTTCAGAGAGCTAAAGGATGGTGTGATTTAGTAGTTGATAGTTCTGAACTTGTCTAGGAGCTGTTTTCTAAGATTTAAATCTTAGAATAATCGGAGTAATTCCACGTTATAGGAAATATAGTCATTATAATTATTGTATTGGCTATTACTAAGGGAGCTTTTTAGAAAGCTAAATAGAGTGGTACCGCGAGCAAAACCTCGTCTCTAATTTTATTAGAGATGAGGTTTTTTTTATTCTAATGATAAAATTGACATTTATCCTTATGAATTGTGCAGGATTGCGTCGATATGAGGTATACTGAATACAAAAAACAGAAAAAGGGGGAAATAACATGAAGTGTGGAAAGTATAAAAAATATGATAAAATGCAAATAGTAAATCGTAAATGGCCAGATAATGAAATATTTAAGGCTCCAATTTGGTGTAGTGTCGATTTAAGAGACGGAAATCAGTCACTGCCAACACCTATGAGTGTAAATGAAAAAGTCAGAATGTTCAAAATGCTTATTGATACAGGATTTAAAGAAATAGAGGTAGGATTTCCATCAGCATCAAATACAGAGTATACATTTTTAAGAAAATTAATAGATGAGAATATGATTCCAGATGATGTAACTATACAAGTACTTACACAATCTAGGGCTCATCTTATAGAAAAAACATTTGAATCAATAAGGGGATGTAAAAAAGCAATTATACATTTATATAACTCTACATCTGTTCTTCAAAGAGATGTGGTTTTTAATATGAGTAAACAAGAAATAATAGATATAGCAGTTGAAGGAGCAAAATTATTTAATGAAGAAGTAAAAAAATATCCAGAAACAGAATTTACTTTTGAATATTCACCAGAGAGTTTTACAGGAACAGAGATGGATTATGCACTTGAAATATGTGAGGCAGTGATAGATGTTTGGAAACCAACTCCTCAAAAAAAAGTAATAATAAATCTTCCATCAACAGTTGAAATGGCAACACCAAACGTATATGCAGACCAAATAGAATGGTTTTGTAAAAATATAAGTTGTAGGGATTCTATTATACTAAGTTTGCATACTCACAATGATAGAGGAACTTGTACGGCTGCAAGTGAACTTGGATTATTGGCTGGTGCCGATAGACTTGAAGGAACACTATTTGGAAATGGTGAAAGAACTGGGAATATGGATATAGTAAATGTGGGACTTAATCTTTATACACAAGGAATAGACCCAGAGCTAGATTTTAGCAATATAGATAAGATAATAGGTATATATGAAGACTGTACAAAACTTATGGTACATGATAGACATCCATATGCAGGTAATCTTGTACATTGTGCTTTTTCAGGTTCACATCAAGATGCTATTAGAAAAGGCATGATAGCAATGAAAAACAGAGATAATGATTACTGGGAAGTTCCATATTTACCAATAGACCCTCATGATATTGGAAGAGAATACAAAGAAATTATAAGGATAAATAGCCAATCTGGAAAAGGAGGAGCTGTTTATATAATGGAAACAGATTATGGATTTATGATACCTAAGAATATGCATTCTGATTTTGGAAATGTAGTCAAAATGGAATCTGATAGAATTGGGGAAGAACTTAGTAGTGAAGCAATATTTAATTTGTTTAAGAAAGAATATATTGAAGTTGAGAGCCCTTATAAAGTTAAGAAGTATAAAATAAAATCAATGGATGAATTAAACTATGAAAATGATGATTCTAATGATACTAACATGATTGAGATGACTGCAAGAATAAGTTATATGGGAAATGAACAAAGGATTGTTGGTATAGGAAATGGACCTGTAGATTCATTTAATAATGCACTAAAGCAATGTGGCATGAAAGATTATAAATTTAGATATTACTGGGAACATGCATTAGAGGAAGGGTCACATTCAAGAGGGGTAGCTTATGTAGGAATAGAGCACAATAATGAAGTCTATTTTGGTGTAAGTATATCGGAAAACATAAATACAGCAGCTATTAATGCACTTATGAATGCAATAAATAAAAGTTATATTGAGGAGGAAATAAAAAATGGGGATGACTATGACGCAGAAAATATTAGCCAAACATGCTAAATTAAATGAAGTTAAGAAAGGGCAATTAATCGAAGCAGATTTAGATGTAGTTTTAGGTAATGATATAACATCACCAGTAGCCATTAGAGAATTTGAAAAATTAGGAATTGAAGATGTTTATGATAAGACTAAAGTAGTGATGGTTTTAGACCACTTTACACCTAATAAAGATATAAAGAGTGCAGAACAATGTAAATTTACAAGAAGTTTCGCAAAATCAAAAGGAGTTGTAAATTTTTTTGATGTAGGAG from Clostridioides difficile ATCC 9689 = DSM 1296 includes the following:
- a CDS encoding cation diffusion facilitator family transporter produces the protein MDNYKKVKQVLWIILFANFAVALLKIIIGNQIKSYSMTADGFHSLSDGASNIVGLIGIFFASKPKDKNHPYGHKKFEIITSLFISGMLFVIAIKIILSAVLRIANPVVPAITIESLIALIITLFINIFVCMYEYRIGTKLNSYVLISDSLHTRSDIFVSLGVLVTLVGVKLGFPVIIESIVPIIISAFIIYSAYGIFRPSIGILVDRVAVDEDYIKEIVFEFNEVRDVHNIRSRGSKSSIYIDMHVMVDPFISVEQSHDLTHKIEKQIQEEINENAQVIVHIEPFYSF
- a CDS encoding aldo/keto reductase, which codes for MRYVEYGKTGKMVSVVGYGGLRFDLEKSNQENADLVKYAYEKGINYFDTAPGYCDDRSEDIFGLAFRQMIKEGKTDFYVSTKEKPKACDTSEKAIEAVKKSIERLGVSKINFYHVWNIRKMEHYELAMRPGGQYEGLLKCKEEGLIDHIVFSSHQPGDEVIDILSENKFEGVTMGINILNFPYRLKGAKYAVDNGYGVVAMNPLSGGTIPKYNKELSFLSKDGESTIESALRFNIGISQISISLIGFNKKQDIDDACKIADENRIYSDEDIHDIETRLNKNMNEICTGCGYCKVCPKGINTPAYMLFYNEKQMFKKSDEEMTKLVYGLGHWNYTMNSKAKAKECISCGKCEVECTQHLPIIDRLKEIKKWEEDGVNSVKV
- a CDS encoding HAD-IB family hydrolase, coding for MKKSVLLLDVDYTVINTDSMIDFFIYSLKNKTFKTIIKLPYIIFILFMYLIRMIPLKKAKEAIFYPIVDFSEEDLKKFFDDCIMKKINESMKKVIYKNKEEDNVIIMITASPYAYMKYFKYYGLADEVIGTEFFYENSRYKNQFIGENCKGIEKVKRIKAVLGKLGIEIDYENSYAYSDSKSDLPMLSLTKNAFLVSKKDGEVIEQINS
- a CDS encoding DUF6080 domain-containing protein, which gives rise to MSKILKYKNEMFLFILVVITYLIITKIFFSKTTIFYDLNNTYDVLLDTDTGVLFNLNVFAISQDNSKHILFSAIISIFAYPIYLFCTSIANPGTTDFNSAYGFGLICLQIITSAMSITLVFNHIKKIKMQRLTLILLTMIMIFSFPQLFMTLNVERFIYSQFSLIFFIVIANKMKGKNSYLVELAAIPLFGITISNIYLYFFNMIFEFKLKIGKMLKHLITFILMAYICVVSTKSYESFMNLGNVIQYDTKFISGEPILEKIAMIIERLLYSVFYFPGASIKKGLFLQNGEVATIPVILTLLALCFCVLSVIENSEKRVPKLCMGIIIFNLTLHGIVGYNLVNSSIMAINFSFAVIILLAYFTKALRKNEKNMYNIFLSLLLVTIVISNVNGFIEILNIGIKSYPV
- a CDS encoding MATE family efflux transporter, giving the protein MENSNTNLGSESVGKLLFKLATPAIIAQIVNVLYNIVDRIFIGRMENGEVAMAGVGVAFPIIIIITACSYLIGMGGGPLAAIKMGEQNNDEAEKIMSNSFSVLVILAILLTIGFKIGKEPLLWMFGASESTIGYSMDYLNIYLIGTVFVQISMGMNTFINTQGFATTGMMTVAIGALINIILDPIFIFGFNMGVKGAALATIIAQGVSAIWVLMFLFGKKSILKIKKKYMIPKASIILPVLGLGISPFIMQSTESLVLIALNSKLQMYGGDLAVGSMAIMSSIMQILMLPNMGVTQGAQPIISYNYGSGQLDRVKKTFKLCLLSCFTYSTILWLLLMIFPAFFVSIFNKNPQLLSMTSWSIKIYFAGAFMFGIQIACQQTFLALGKATISLVLALLRKIVLLIPLIFILPTFFNEKLFAVILAEPVADITAATITAISFFIFYKCFLSKPKAIKE
- a CDS encoding COG2426 family protein, with product MGYLHILILSMVPVTELRGAIPIGIAMGLNPIWVYVFSVIGSTLVSIPLILTFRHVLQFLRGKKLFKGIADVIDRKINSRMKKLKSVSIIGIILFVGIPLPTTGTWTASAIASILKMRIKDAFMGVFLGNLLSGVIVSALSLHII
- a CDS encoding decaprenyl-phosphate phosphoribosyltransferase, whose translation is MKQTNTSIRLLTKISDYIKLMRIKQYIKNFFVFSAIIFSNNILNINLFLNTFIAFVCFCLMSSSVYALNDAIDMDKDKKHPKKCNRPVASGRISKKSANILFVVLALISVCLSTVVSFNLSIILSLYLINNILYSLKLKNIILLDVFSISLGFILRVYAGCVAISVSLSNWIILCTFFLSLYLALGKRKKEIETLRDDAVEHRKILEDYDIENLNQMMIVILSSTIVCYALYSTSNPEKPHMIFTTIFVVYGVLRYNYIINTTNENNPTDIVLKDNALKINVILWIITCLIILIF